A genomic segment from Tuwongella immobilis encodes:
- a CDS encoding DUF885 domain-containing protein → MIAMRLLISTGILTLMLGGATPVHANEEDAKLAAFFDRYFEAECEARPLYATMLGEHRFDDRLDDLSKAARAKGVARTRATLDALPKSVDYAKLTRGGQIDFEILKFNLERDLWLNDNANPFQDDPRVYSDYISDSVFLLFTQSTLPKPRNIANAAQRIRQIPKIVAAAKESIGSPAIELTDAAIRRNQGAISFYEKGIYELAGMTPGMGELAEPCTLAVTALKDYQHFLETVVKPRSTGNWRIGKDKFAKKIQYELDAGLTADEVLALAEKEAVRVEGEMVTIARQLWHQFYPKLPLPPDDAKGRRVLIQRVLDVLNRDHGKVDGLVRDAQGHVEAIKKFIAEKDLMRLPNPDRCQIIEMPEFQRGFSVAYLNPAPPLDVKANSFYAIAPPPSDWDDRKVESFLQEYNRGMLQILTIHEAYPGHYVQLEYSNRHPSKLRRVLSSGVFAEGWAVYTEQMMLDQGFSNGDLGMRLQQLKWYLRAVTNAILDHRMHCTNMTDDEAMRLLVEGAYQTEGEARGKVLRAKQSSCQLSTYFVGRMAFYNLRQSVSREQGAEFHLGRFHEAVLDHGTLPVKYLPELVRTRLKQPR, encoded by the coding sequence ATGATTGCCATGCGACTGCTGATTTCCACTGGAATCCTCACGCTGATGTTGGGAGGAGCCACGCCCGTGCATGCGAACGAAGAAGATGCCAAACTCGCGGCGTTTTTCGATCGATATTTTGAAGCGGAATGCGAAGCGCGGCCGTTGTATGCGACCATGCTCGGCGAACATCGCTTTGACGATCGCCTCGACGATCTCAGCAAAGCAGCGCGTGCCAAAGGTGTCGCCCGTACCCGTGCCACGCTCGATGCCCTGCCCAAGTCGGTCGATTATGCCAAGCTCACACGCGGCGGGCAGATCGATTTCGAGATTCTCAAGTTCAATCTGGAACGGGACTTATGGCTGAATGACAACGCGAATCCGTTCCAAGATGATCCCCGCGTTTACAGCGATTACATCAGCGATAGTGTGTTCCTGCTGTTCACGCAATCGACGCTGCCCAAGCCGCGAAACATTGCGAACGCCGCCCAGCGGATTCGGCAGATTCCCAAGATTGTCGCCGCCGCCAAGGAGAGCATTGGCAGCCCGGCCATTGAACTGACCGATGCGGCCATTCGACGCAATCAAGGGGCGATTTCGTTCTACGAAAAGGGGATTTACGAACTGGCTGGAATGACGCCCGGCATGGGCGAACTGGCCGAGCCGTGCACGCTGGCCGTGACCGCGCTCAAGGATTATCAGCACTTTTTGGAAACCGTCGTCAAACCGCGTTCGACCGGAAATTGGCGGATCGGCAAAGACAAGTTTGCAAAGAAAATTCAGTACGAACTCGATGCCGGTCTCACCGCGGATGAAGTGCTGGCACTCGCGGAAAAGGAAGCCGTGCGCGTCGAAGGCGAAATGGTGACGATTGCCCGACAATTGTGGCATCAATTCTATCCGAAACTGCCCCTGCCGCCGGATGATGCCAAGGGGCGACGGGTGTTGATTCAGCGCGTGCTGGATGTGCTCAATCGCGATCATGGCAAAGTCGATGGCCTGGTGCGCGATGCTCAAGGGCATGTCGAGGCGATCAAAAAATTCATCGCCGAGAAGGATCTGATGCGGCTGCCCAATCCGGATCGCTGCCAAATCATCGAGATGCCCGAATTCCAGCGTGGCTTCTCCGTGGCGTATCTCAATCCCGCGCCGCCGCTCGATGTCAAAGCCAATAGTTTCTATGCGATTGCGCCACCGCCCAGCGATTGGGATGATCGCAAAGTCGAAAGTTTCCTTCAGGAATACAATCGTGGCATGCTGCAAATTTTGACCATCCACGAAGCCTATCCCGGCCATTATGTGCAGTTGGAATATTCGAACCGTCACCCCTCCAAGCTGCGTCGGGTGCTCAGTTCTGGAGTCTTTGCCGAAGGTTGGGCCGTCTACACCGAACAGATGATGCTCGATCAGGGATTCTCCAATGGCGACCTGGGCATGCGGTTGCAGCAGTTGAAATGGTATCTGCGGGCCGTCACCAACGCGATTCTAGATCACCGCATGCATTGCACCAACATGACCGATGACGAAGCGATGCGGCTGCTGGTGGAAGGTGCCTACCAAACCGAAGGTGAAGCACGCGGCAAAGTGCTGCGCGCGAAGCAAAGTTCCTGCCAATTATCGACCTATTTCGTCGGTCGAATGGCGTTCTACAATCTGCGACAATCGGTGAGCCGCGAACAAGGGGCGGAGTTCCACCTGGGCCGATTCCATGAGGCGGTCTTGGATCACGGGACGCTGCCGGTGAAGTATTTGCCGGAACTCGTGCGAACGCGATTGAAACAACCCCGCTAA
- a CDS encoding c-type cytochrome: protein MRRFARVGMCLGLGICLGIGITVAGRLATAAPPEKRTEPAAENSAPRAKSPAAERGEQFLTETAYVPAIWGRSAYESLWKHWPNAPREKPADYLAAIFDQYGLPPAPYPNHGLPMGLRQANSLLYRQGVTLDCMICHGGSIFGKSYVGLGNTTLDLQAVMEDFNRAEGRNPKTPYQFCQTRGTNEAGATSVYLLGYRNPDLSLRKFVNLDVNDNLCEDVPAWWLLKKKSTMYYNGGADARSVRSIMQFMMSPLNSRQAFEKAEPQFRDILQFIKSIESPKYPLPVNRELAALGATLFAQNCASCHGTYGDSPTYPNKVISLAKIGTDPTRFNGVTPKFGEAYNASWFAQEATDGAGKGYPAMETAGYQAPPLDGLWATAPYLHNGSCPTVYHVLNSAARPARFTRSFRTTEADYDSVKLGWKVQVLSTPTPKQLPDRERRKIYDTALPGRSNQGHTYGDALTDDERFAIIEYLKTL, encoded by the coding sequence ATGAGACGATTCGCTCGCGTGGGAATGTGCCTGGGATTGGGCATTTGTCTGGGAATTGGCATCACCGTGGCCGGTCGATTGGCCACCGCCGCCCCACCAGAGAAACGCACCGAGCCAGCCGCCGAGAACTCCGCGCCCCGTGCCAAATCCCCCGCCGCCGAGCGTGGCGAACAATTCCTGACGGAAACCGCTTACGTTCCGGCAATCTGGGGACGATCGGCCTACGAATCGCTGTGGAAGCATTGGCCGAACGCCCCCCGCGAAAAACCCGCAGACTATCTCGCCGCCATCTTCGACCAGTACGGATTGCCCCCCGCCCCGTATCCCAACCATGGACTGCCCATGGGGTTACGGCAAGCGAACTCGCTGCTGTATCGCCAAGGTGTCACGCTCGATTGCATGATCTGTCACGGTGGCTCGATTTTCGGGAAAAGCTATGTCGGATTGGGCAACACCACGCTCGATCTGCAAGCGGTGATGGAAGACTTCAACCGGGCCGAAGGTCGTAACCCCAAGACACCGTATCAGTTCTGTCAAACGCGGGGCACCAATGAAGCGGGTGCCACCAGCGTCTATCTGCTGGGGTATCGCAATCCGGATCTCAGCCTGCGGAAATTCGTGAATCTCGACGTGAATGACAATCTTTGTGAAGATGTTCCCGCCTGGTGGCTGCTGAAGAAGAAATCGACGATGTACTATAACGGCGGTGCCGATGCTCGTTCGGTGCGCTCGATCATGCAATTCATGATGTCGCCGCTGAATAGTCGGCAAGCCTTCGAGAAAGCCGAGCCGCAATTCCGGGACATTCTGCAATTCATCAAATCGATAGAATCCCCGAAATATCCGCTTCCGGTGAATCGGGAGCTGGCCGCACTCGGGGCGACGCTGTTTGCCCAAAATTGTGCCAGTTGCCATGGCACTTACGGGGATTCGCCCACGTATCCGAACAAAGTCATTTCGCTGGCCAAAATCGGCACCGATCCAACCCGATTCAACGGTGTCACACCAAAATTCGGCGAAGCGTACAATGCATCCTGGTTTGCCCAAGAAGCGACCGATGGTGCGGGCAAAGGCTACCCGGCCATGGAGACCGCTGGCTATCAGGCTCCCCCGCTCGATGGCCTCTGGGCAACCGCGCCGTATCTGCACAATGGATCGTGCCCCACGGTGTATCATGTGCTGAATTCCGCCGCTCGCCCCGCTCGATTCACGCGATCGTTCCGCACAACGGAAGCGGATTATGATTCCGTGAAGCTCGGATGGAAGGTGCAAGTGCTTTCGACGCCGACTCCGAAGCAACTGCCCGACCGAGAACGGCGAAAAATCTACGACACCGCCCTGCCCGGTCGCAGCAATCAGGGGCATACTTACGGCGATGCCCTGACCGACGACGAACGATTTGCGATTATCGAATATCTCAAGACGCTGTAA
- a CDS encoding DMT family transporter, which produces MSLILLLIAIVCEVFATTNLKLSQGFTRVGPSILMGVGYAASFACMGLAMRTLEIGFAYAVWSGVGTALIATVGILYFREPATTLKILSIVLIILGVIGLKVATATSTDADTPPPTATEAALSEPMPGNGREMES; this is translated from the coding sequence ATGAGCCTGATTTTACTGCTGATCGCCATCGTCTGCGAGGTATTTGCGACTACGAACCTGAAGTTATCCCAAGGCTTCACCCGAGTCGGCCCGTCGATTCTGATGGGGGTGGGGTATGCCGCCTCGTTTGCCTGCATGGGGCTGGCGATGCGCACGTTGGAAATTGGCTTTGCGTATGCGGTCTGGTCGGGTGTGGGAACGGCACTCATCGCCACCGTGGGCATTCTCTACTTCCGAGAGCCCGCGACGACGTTGAAGATTCTTTCGATCGTGTTGATTATCCTCGGCGTCATCGGGCTGAAGGTGGCCACCGCCACATCCACCGACGCTGATACCCCGCCGCCCACTGCCACGGAAGCGGCGCTCTCTGAACCGATGCCCGGAAATGGCCGCGAAATGGAATCGTAA